One part of the Lytechinus pictus isolate F3 Inbred chromosome 3, Lp3.0, whole genome shotgun sequence genome encodes these proteins:
- the LOC129256461 gene encoding adenomatous polyposis coli protein-like yields the protein MSSYDQLLHQVESLKAENSHLKMELKDNSSQLNKLDSVVGHLQSSKPGMGEDDLRAQVTIHGLAMTTSAAATSSATSTGAGPSTFQVNSGAMLPGKPHSLPTSLGTGGTDSSLSQTKDHFTRHQELERDRFVLEFLCFYILWCNVNYDFSFVFRCI from the exons ATGTCATCTTATGACCAGCTTCTCCATCAGGTGGAGTCTCTCAAGGCAGAGAATTCACATCTCAAGATG GAGCTGAAAGACAACTCAAGCCAGCTTAACAAGCTGGACTCAGTTGTAGGGCACCTTCAGTCCAGTAAACCAGGCATGGGGGAGGATGACCTCAGAGCTCAAGTCACTATCCACGGTCTTGCCATGACAACATCTGCGGCAGCAACATCGTCAGCAACATCAACAGGAGCAGGTCCTAGTACCTTTCAAGTCAACA GTGGTGCCATGTTGCCTGGGAAACCTCATAGTTTACCAACATCATTAGGAACAGGTGGGACTGATAGCAGCTTAAGTCAAACCAAAGATCATTTCACGAGGCATCAAGAGCTTGAAAGAGACAGGTTTGTACTTGAgtttttatgtttttacattttatgGTGCAATGTGaattatgatttttcatttGTGTTCCGCTGTATCTAA